Proteins encoded together in one Papaver somniferum cultivar HN1 unplaced genomic scaffold, ASM357369v1 unplaced-scaffold_21, whole genome shotgun sequence window:
- the LOC113339900 gene encoding vacuolar cation/proton exchanger 3-like encodes MGAIEEKTNLETEDDEIPLRLDNNNIHHYVSSSPTARKIHAFDTSSHVASLVDIPYSATASYYSSSKRLRNRALMSIYIVLIKAKINVLLPFGPLAIILHYTTGKHGWVFFLSLVGIAPLAERLGYATEQLAFFTGPTVGGLLNATFGNATEMIISLYALKQGMIRVVQQSLLGSILSNMLLVLGCAFFTGGLVHSNKVQTFDKAGAVVNSGLLLMAVMGIMFPAVLHFTHTEIHFGKSELALSRFSSVIMLIAYASYLFFQLKSQDNLYKPTPVEEVEEEQKEEESDNDEAPEITLWEAIGWLGVLTLWISVLSGYLVDAIEGASDSWNMPVAFISVILLPIVGNAAEHASAIMFAMKDKLDITLGVAIGSSTQISMFVIPFCVVVGWFMGRPMDLNFQLFETATLFITVLVVAFMLQEGTSNYFKGLMLILCYLIVAASFFVHVDQANDE; translated from the exons ATGGGAGCTATTGAGGAGAAGACGAATCTAGAAACAGAAGATGATGAGATCCCTCTTAGATTAGAtaacaataacattcatcattACGTTTCCTCATCCCCAACAGCAAGAAAGATTCATGCCTTTGATACATCATCTCATGTCGCATCTCTTGTGGATATACCCTATAGTGCCACTGCTAGTTATTACTCTTCCTCTAAGAGATTGCGCAATAGAGCGCTTATGAGTATTTACATTGTGTTGATCAAAGCAAAGATTAATGTCCTGTTGCCATTTGGTCCACTTGCAATCATTCTACACTACACCACTGGAAAACAT GGTTGGGTGTTCTTCCTCAGTTTGGTGGGTATAGCACCTTTGGCTGAGCGTTTAGGATATGCCACTGA GCAATTGGCATTCTTCACAGGACCTACTG TTGGAGGCCTTTTAAATGCTACATTCGGAAATGCTACTGAGATGATAATATCATTATATGCTCTGAAGCAAGGAATGATAAGAGTAGTTCAACAGTCATTGTTGGGTTCTATCCTGTCAAATATGTTGTTAGTGCTTGGATGCGCCTTCTTCACCGGAGGGCTCGTGCATAGCAACAAAGTACAAACCTTTGATAAG GCAGGTGCAGTGGTGAATTCAGGATTACTCCTGATGGCTGTCATGGGTATAATGTTCCCAGCTGTGCTTCACTTCACACACACAGAAATCCACTTTGGGAAATCTGAGTTAGCTCTTTCAAGATTTAGCAGCGTGATTATGCTGATTGCTTATGCTAGCTACCTCTTTTTCCAACTGAAGAGTCAAGATAATCTTTATAAGCCTACTCCTGTAGAAGAG GTAGAGGAGGAGCAAAAGGAAGAAGAGTCTGACAATGATGAGGCGCCTGAGATAACACTATGGGAAGCAATTGGATGGCTAGGTGTTTTAACTCTTTGGATTTCCGTTCTTTCTGGATACCTGGTTGATGCGATAGAG GGAGCATCAGACTCATGGAATATGCCAGTGGCATTTATCAGTGTCATTTTGCTTCCTATTGTAGGAAATGCTGCAGAACATGCAAGTGCAATCATGTTTGCCATGAAGGACAAGCTT GACATCACTTTAGGAGTTGCAATTGGATCTTCTACACAGATATCTATGTTTGTG ATTCCCTTTTGTGTTGTTGTTGGTTGGTTTATGGGGAGACCGATGGACTTGAATTTTCAACTCTTCGAGACTGCCACACTATTTATTACCGTGCTAGTTGTGGCATTTATGTTGCAG GAGGGCACttccaactatttcaaagggctGATGCTTATCCTTTGCTATCTTATAGTTGCTGCAAGTTTTTTCGTTCATGTGGACCAAGCAAATG ATGAGTGA
- the LOC113339583 gene encoding subtilisin-like protease SBT1.4 has protein sequence MSSIDEEWPNKEYKGDNQGRRNNDQCVRYNDQMGRYNNQRFGERIPNGPMFEGVKLPKLNTSIDKIWESDILSEEILDLAPKCSCFYKGLEAHLGHRVDTDGKESRSPRDTAGHGTHCAATAAGTPVKNAGFHNYSVGEAKGIATRARLASYKVLWNIGAVDSDMLAAIDQGVNDGVDVMSFSLGKSYGTPPYDKDPVAIATFGAVEKGILVSCSSGNYGAQTPKVISNVAPWMLTVGSSTMDREFRADVILGDGQVFPGLSLYNNGVHDTYLEIVYIQSSDGSSETCLDGSLSAAQVAGKIVVCLSDGSEVVKAAGGFGMIQMEMVDQFEALPSNFYRIPATQVTKTSGFKIIEYITTSKNPTAKINFRGTVTGSSSSTGPNPLTPEILKPDVIAPGVNILAAKSGSDAEFVLMTGTSMACPHVSGLAAMLRNAFPKWSPAAIKSALMTTAYTVDNSDPNKALNPGLVYDIAPSDYQAFLCTIGYTEMQMKLFVKDNRKVDCDLVRLSSAGDLNYPSFSVVFKSGTDDRCQV, from the exons ATGTCAAGCATAGATGAGGAGTGGCCTAACAAGGAGTATAAAGGAGACAATCAAGGAAGACGGAACAATGACCAATGTGTGAGGTATAATGATCAGATGGGAAGGTATAACAACCAACGATTTGGAGAGAGAATACCAAACGGTCCCATGTTTGAAGGTGTGAAACTCCCAAAGCTTAATACATCAATAGATAAAATCTGGGAATCAGACATATTATCTGAAGAAATCCTTGATCTAGCGCCGAAATGTAgct GTTTCTACAAAGGGCTTGAAGCACATCTCGGTCATAGAGTTGATACGGACGGTAAAGAATCAAGATCACCGAGGGACACTGCCGGACATGGTACACATTGTGCAGCTACTGCAGCTGGAACTCCCGTCAAAAACGCCGGGTTTCATAATTATTCCGTCGGAGAAGCCAAAGGAATCGCAACTAGAGCTAGACTTGCTTCTTACAAGGTGTTGTGGAACATCGGAGCTGTGGATTCTGACATGCTAGCTGCTATTGATCAAGGTGTTAATGATGGAGTTGATGTCATGTCTTTCTCACTCGGTAAATCCTATGGTACCCCTCCATACGACAAAGATCCGGTAGCAATTGCAACTTTTGGTGCAGTGGAGAAGGGAATTCTGGTTTCTTGTTCCTCTGGAAACTATGGCGCTCAAACTCCTAAAGTGATTTCTAATGTCGCACCATGGATGTTGACAGTTGGATCGTCGACTATGGATAGGGAATTTCGTGCTGATGTGATATTAGGAGACGGACAAGTATTCCCAGGTCTTTCATTGTATAATAACGGGGTACACGATACTTACTTAGAGATTGTCTACATTCAAAGCAGTGACGGTTCTTCTGAAACGTGCCTAGACGGATCGTTAAGCGCAGCTCAAGTTGCCGGAAAAATTGTAGTTTGTCTGAGTGATGGGAGTGAGGTTGTCAAGGCGGCTGGTGGTTTTGGAATGATTCAGATGGAGATGGTTGACCAGTTTGAAGCATTGCCGTCGAATTTCTATCGGATACCGGCGACTCAAGTTACTAAAACTTCAGGCTTTAAGATTATAGAATATATCACCACTAGTAAAAACCCAACGGCTAAAATAAATTTCCGAGGGACTGTAACTGGGTCTTCTTCATC CACCGGTCCGAATCCGTTAACACCAGAGATTCTCAAACCGGATGTTATTGCACCCGGAGTTAATATTCTGGCTGCCAAGTCCGGGTCTGATGCTGAATTCGTACTCATGACTGGTACTTCCATGGCGTGCCCTCACGTCAGCGGATTAGCTGCAATGCTTCGAAATGCTTTTCCTAAGTGGTCTCCGGCTGCCATCAAATCGGCTCTCATGACAACTGCTTATACTGTTGATAATTCAG ACCCGAACAAAGCTCTAAACCCTGGTTTGGTGTACGATATTGCGCCTAGTGATTACCAAGCTTTTCTTTGCACCATTGGGTACACCGAAATGCAGATGAAGCTCTTCGTCAAGGATAATAGAAAGGTTGATTGCGATTTAGTCAGGTTATCTAGTGCGGGTGATCTGAATTATCCATCGTTTTCTGTTGTTTTTAAATCCGGAACCGACGACCGTTGTCAAGTATAA